A portion of the Vespa velutina chromosome 5, iVesVel2.1, whole genome shotgun sequence genome contains these proteins:
- the LOC124949548 gene encoding C-1-tetrahydrofolate synthase, cytoplasmic isoform X4 yields the protein MKIKAATDIGINVQHVKLPNTITETELINVVNKLNNDSKTHGIIVQMPLDTVNEINSHLITNIVSPSKDVDGLNTINEGKITIGDMSGFIPCTPNGCIELIKKSGVPIVGAQAVVLGRSKIVGTPAAELLKWHNATVTICHSKTKNLPEIVSQADILIVAIGKPEFVKGSWIKSGAVVIDCGINSIPDSGKKSGERLVGDVDYEEASKVASYITPVPGGVGPMTVAMLMKNTVTSAKKAAENLLNVDWKLRILKINPQRPVPSDIAISRSQTYKPIVSLAEEIGLLPNELSPYGDNKGKISLNVLNRLKNQQNGKFVVVAGITPTPLGEGKSTTALGLVQALSAHKGTNSFVTLRQPSQGPTFGVKGGAAGGGYAQVIPMEEFNLHLTGDIHAISAANNLLAAQIDARYFHESTQSDKALYDRLVPTIKGVRKFSKIQLRRLQKLGITKTDPNSLTEEEQRKFVRLDIDPHNITWTRVVDINDRFLRKITIGQSSTEKNKTRETSFKISVSSEIMAILALAANVEDLKQRLGNIVIGFNKNGEPLTAEDFGMTGAMAILLKDAIEPTLMQSLEGTPVMVHAGPFANIAHGCSSIIADTIALKLVGPNGIVVTEAGFGSDIGMEKFFDIKCRTSGLVPNAVVLVATVRALKMHGGGPLVTPGAALKKEYIEENIELVRKGLPNLQKHISNGLKFGVPVVVAINSYTTDTEAELQLIKEVALESGAADTVICTHWADGGSGAIALADAVIAATEKPSNFKPLYSLDLSIEEKINVIAKEMYGAGEVILADEVKEKIKVYNTLGYDKYPICMAKTSNSLTGDPSIKGAPTGFKLDINDIFVAVGAKFVVASVGEIMMMPGLSTRPSIYDMDWNSETNEIEGLF from the exons ATGAAAATCAAAGCGGCTACAGACATTGGCATAAATGTACAACACGTTAAACTTCCAAACACCATAACGGAAACTGAACTGATCAACGTAGTGAACAAATTAAACAATGATTCTAAAACTCACGGTATCATCGTTCAAATGCCGCTCGATActgttaatgaaattaattctcATTTAATTACGAACATAGTGTCTCCTTCTAAAGATGTTGACgg TCTCAATACGattaacgaaggaaaaattaCAATCGGCGATATGTCAGGATTTATACCATGTACGCCTAATGGATGTATTGAgctaattaaaaa aaGTGGTGTACCAATTGTCGGTGCTCAAGCCGTAGTTTTGGGTAGAAGTAAAATTGTAGGTACACCGGCAGccgaattattaaaatggcACAATGCTACAGTGACGATATGTCattcaaaaacgaaaaatcttCCGGAAATA GTCTCTCAAGCTGATATCTTGATCGTGGCTATCGGTAAGCCAGAATTCGTCAAAGGGAGCTGGATAAAATCAGGCGCTGTCGTAATCGATTGTGGCATCAATTCTATTCCGG ATTCTGGAAAGAAAAGCGGTGAGCGTTTAGTAGGCGACGTTGATTACGAGGAAGCTTCGAAAGTAGCTTCATACATTACGCCAGTTCCTGGTGGTGTCGGCCCTATGACGGTAGCCATGCTGATGAAGAATACAGTGACCTCGGCCAAAAAAGCAGCTGAAAATCTTCTTAATGTCGATTGGAAACTAAgaattttaaagattaatcCACAGAGACCAGTTCCAAGTGATATAGCTATTTCTAGAAGTCAGACATATAAACCTATTGTCAGTTTAGCTGAAGAAATCGGTCTATTACCAAACGAGCTAAGTCCTTATGGAGACAATAAGGGTAAAATAAGTTTAAATGTTCTAAATAGACTGAAGAATCAGCAGAATGGAAAATTCGTGGTCGTCGCTGGTATTACGCCAACACCTCTCGGTGAAGGTAAAAGTACGACGGCTCTTGGATTAGTGCAAGCTCTCTCAGCGCATAAAGGaacaaattcttttgttacGTTAAGACAGCCTAGCCAAGGTCCTACTTTCGGAGTTAAAGGAGGAGCAGCTGGTGGTGGATATGCACAA gTAATTCCTATGGAAGAATTCAATCTTCACTTAACCGGAGACATCCACGCTATATCCGCGGCAAATAATCTTTTAGCAGCCCAAATCGATGCTCGATACTTCCATGAATCCACTCAAAGTGACAAGGCTCTTTATGATAGATTGGTACCTACGATTAAAGGTGTTCGAAAATTCTCCAAAATTCAATTAAGGCGTCTGCAAAAACTTGGGATTACAAAAACCGATCCAAACTCTTTGACGGAAGAAGAACAACGCAAGTTCGTACGATTGGACATCGATCCACATAATATTACGTGGACAAGAG TGGTTGATATAAATGATCGTTTCCTACGTAAAATAACTATTGGTCAAAGTTCGactgaaaaaaataagacgaGAGAGActtctttcaaaatttctgtttcttctgaGATAATGGCGATACTTGCTTTAGCTGCTAACGTCGAAGATTTGAAACAAAGATTGGGCAATATAGTAATTGGATTCAATAAGAATGGTGAACCTTTAACTGCTGAAGATTTT GGCATGACTGGTGCGATGGCTATTCTTCTGAAAGATGCGATCGAACCAACGCTAATGCAATCTTTAGAAGGTACACCTGTAATGGTTCATGCTGGTCCCTTCGCTAATATCGCACACGGTTGTTCCTCGATAATAGCAGATACTATTGCATTAAAACTAGTTGGACCAAATGGTATTGTAGTGACAGAAGCTGGATTTGGTTCCGATATAGGCATGGAGAAGTTCTTTGACATTAAATGTAGAACATCTGGACTCGTGCCGAATGCTGTCGTTCTTGTTGCAACTGTAAGAGCCTTGAAAATGCATGGTGGTGGTCCATTAGTAACCCCAGGTGCGGctctaaaaaaagaatacattgaagaaaatatcgaacTTGTTAGAAAAGGTCTTCCAAATCTTCAAAAACATATCAGCAATGGCCTGAAATTTGGAGTACCCGTTGTTGTAGCTATAAATTCATACac tACTGATACAGAAGCTGAACTACAGCTCATTAAAGAAGTGGCATTGGAGAGTGGTGCAGCAGATACAGTGATTTGCACTCATTGGGCTGACGGTGGATCAGGTGCAATAGCTTTGGCAGATGCAGTTATCGCTGCAACGGAAAAACCAAGTAACTTTAAACCATTGTATAGTCTGGATCTCAGTATTGAGGAGAAGATAAACGTCATTGCTAAAGAAATGTATGGTGCTGGAGAAGTTATTCTAGCAGACGAA gtaaaagaaaaaattaaagtatataACACATTAGGTTATGATAAATATCCTATATGTATGGCAAAAACATCTAACTCTCTAACGGGAGATCCATCCATCAAAGGTGCCCCAACAGGTTTTAAActtgatattaatgatatatttgtaGCCGTTGGCGCTAAATTTGTCGTAGCATCTGTTGGAGAG ATCATGATGATGCCAGGTCTTTCTACTAGGCCAAGTATTTATGATATGGATTGGAATAGTGAAACGAATGAGATAGAaggattattttaa